One Thermococcus eurythermalis DNA segment encodes these proteins:
- the mnhG gene encoding monovalent cation/H(+) antiporter subunit G → MILTVIGLILLAIGAVCDLLGAIGMHRFNTFYLRLHAATVGTVGGKFYPLLGVAFIAAEQGLWPVVGISVLAALLVLVTTPVGSHALAYAASKARIVEMELDEFRGEEDV, encoded by the coding sequence TTGATACTCACGGTCATCGGGCTTATACTCCTCGCCATAGGCGCAGTCTGCGACCTCCTCGGTGCGATAGGAATGCACCGGTTTAACACGTTCTACCTCAGACTGCACGCCGCGACCGTCGGCACCGTTGGAGGAAAGTTCTACCCGCTCCTCGGAGTGGCGTTTATAGCGGCAGAGCAGGGCCTGTGGCCAGTGGTCGGAATCTCGGTACTTGCGGCGCTCCTCGTCCTGGTCACGACCCCAGTGGGAAGCCACGCACTCGCCTACGCCGCGAGCAAAGCCAGGATAGTGGAGATGGAGCTTGACGAGTTCAGGGGGGAGGAAGATGTTTGA
- a CDS encoding Na(+)/H(+) antiporter subunit B — MFELAAVFLLCAVALSYLIVTETDLLKAVAYSGVFGGLILLTLYVLMAPDVILAYVAISVGLSTGLMVFVVSKTTRHEVV; from the coding sequence ATGTTTGAGCTGGCGGCGGTTTTCCTCCTGTGCGCAGTGGCCCTCAGCTACCTCATAGTCACCGAGACAGACCTGCTGAAGGCAGTCGCATATTCTGGCGTCTTCGGGGGACTCATACTGCTGACGCTGTACGTTCTGATGGCCCCCGACGTAATCCTCGCGTACGTTGCAATATCCGTGGGACTCTCCACCGGCCTTATGGTGTTCGTGGTAAGCAAAACGACGAGACACGAGGTGGTCTGA
- a CDS encoding sodium:proton antiporter, which translates to MTFALALIVSSIAAIIVISLYGVAVRPNLVKKIICLSIFSDIINVAVILLGYRAVERPLPPVLTDYSQKGVEELVRGAVDPLPQALTITAIVIGLAITVLMAYGAIHIQRKYGTVDVRKLARWEE; encoded by the coding sequence ATGACGTTTGCCCTCGCGCTGATAGTGAGCAGCATAGCCGCGATCATCGTAATTTCACTCTACGGCGTAGCCGTGAGGCCAAACCTCGTGAAGAAGATAATCTGCCTCAGCATATTCTCCGACATCATCAACGTGGCCGTCATACTGCTCGGCTACCGCGCCGTCGAGAGGCCCCTCCCTCCGGTGCTCACAGACTACTCGCAGAAGGGCGTTGAGGAGCTCGTTAGGGGGGCCGTTGACCCGCTTCCGCAGGCCCTCACCATCACCGCGATAGTCATTGGCCTGGCAATAACCGTGCTCATGGCCTACGGTGCTATCCATATCCAGAGGAAGTACGGCACCGTGGACGTTAGAAAGCTCGCGAGGTGGGAGGAATGA
- a CDS encoding MnhB domain-containing protein, with amino-acid sequence MRKVITLSIIMLAVIAGAYYLSPHLPPKTELNALGEFYIRNSYFGEHSAGSPEVVTAILWDYRGLDTYFETAVLFMAIIGAVSIFRNMPSVSFHPRGFTDITRTGVKIVGLITFVAAATTAFHGHITPGGGFQGGSMLAVVPLLVIVAFSKKALEKAGLTKERALVIRTIGLLTIAIVAFYPLLAGGYFMQNLPVYPKELHGMLVSGSLSLFNMAEFLAVGAGFTIIFLLLSNPEGGSEA; translated from the coding sequence GTGAGGAAGGTCATCACGCTCTCCATCATCATGCTGGCGGTCATAGCGGGGGCGTACTACCTCTCCCCACACCTGCCCCCCAAGACGGAGCTGAACGCGCTTGGCGAGTTCTACATTAGAAACAGCTACTTCGGGGAGCACTCCGCCGGTTCGCCGGAAGTCGTGACTGCAATCCTCTGGGACTACAGGGGTCTTGATACGTACTTTGAGACCGCCGTCCTGTTCATGGCAATAATCGGCGCGGTCTCAATCTTCAGGAACATGCCCAGCGTGAGCTTCCACCCGCGCGGCTTCACCGACATCACCAGAACCGGAGTGAAGATAGTCGGACTCATTACCTTCGTAGCGGCCGCCACGACCGCGTTCCACGGCCACATAACGCCCGGAGGTGGCTTCCAGGGCGGTTCAATGCTCGCCGTGGTGCCCCTGCTGGTAATAGTTGCGTTCTCCAAGAAGGCCCTTGAGAAGGCTGGGCTCACCAAGGAGAGGGCCCTCGTCATTAGGACGATAGGCCTCCTCACAATAGCCATCGTCGCGTTCTACCCCCTCCTCGCGGGAGGCTACTTCATGCAGAACCTGCCGGTGTACCCGAAGGAGCTCCACGGAATGCTCGTCAGCGGAAGCCTGTCCCTCTTCAACATGGCGGAGTTCCTTGCGGTTGGAGCAGGGTTCACGATAATATTCCTGCTCCTTTCAAACCCTGAGGGGGGGAGCGAAGCATGA
- a CDS encoding monovalent cation/H+ antiporter complex subunit F, which translates to MIETAIYVLFAVYGLSGLLYFIRLLRGPTVVDSILAADCVSLDVALIALLLSIYYRNSFLAVGALFLVLWAFILDVFAAKYLTRGEVGT; encoded by the coding sequence ATGATTGAGACGGCAATTTACGTGCTGTTTGCGGTTTACGGGCTCTCAGGCCTGCTCTACTTCATCAGGCTACTCAGGGGGCCAACCGTGGTGGACTCAATCCTCGCCGCGGACTGTGTGTCCCTCGATGTCGCGCTGATAGCGCTGCTCCTGTCAATCTACTATAGGAACTCGTTCCTGGCAGTCGGGGCGCTGTTCCTGGTGCTCTGGGCGTTTATCCTGGACGTGTTCGCGGCCAAATACCTCACGAGAGGGGAGGTGGGAACTTGA
- a CDS encoding proton-conducting transporter transmembrane domain-containing protein — protein sequence MNALILPTIPMAFAFALPVLSQILKGNRKFVNAYAMVVTGLTFVLSLDVFRAAYSSEKPLIYTFGGWKAPIGIIYEVDRFGALLALTTSFLMFIITFYSVRYLERETGVEWYYTLYLGLEAGLLGIFLTGDAFNLFVMLEVTAAAAYGLVMFYTEEGYPAYSGVRYAIISSIGTTFYFLALGVLYYGFDTVNFADLAAKARGYPFPVSEASGNLLMAFALAMALITWAFTIKSAIMPNHFWLPGAHSSAPSPISAVLSGLVVNAGIYGLARFIWLFTGVPEFENAVRAVSTVLIGLGAVSALLASLAMTAHDDVKRIVAYSTILHMGYLAMAVGLRTELGTKAMVFHMLNHSLGKALLFLAVGVFIHEAGSRKLQDLAGLGKKMPLTTVSLAIATISLVGLPPTNVFFSKLVLYYAYMEKSVALVVVLVLSSVFALVSYMKMLYWLWIKKAENSTDAKEPKSMVAVLLLLAVLCLAIGILSPLILEDVIDPTAVQALDVEGYIQAAINVLGGK from the coding sequence ATGAACGCACTGATACTCCCCACGATTCCAATGGCGTTTGCGTTCGCGCTCCCCGTCTTATCCCAGATACTTAAGGGCAACAGGAAGTTCGTCAACGCCTACGCCATGGTAGTCACGGGCCTGACGTTCGTGCTGAGCCTTGACGTCTTCAGGGCGGCGTACTCCTCAGAAAAGCCGCTGATTTACACCTTCGGCGGGTGGAAGGCCCCGATAGGCATAATATACGAGGTGGACAGGTTCGGGGCGCTGCTCGCTCTCACGACGTCGTTCCTCATGTTCATAATAACGTTCTACTCGGTCAGGTACCTTGAGCGCGAGACCGGCGTCGAGTGGTACTACACACTCTACCTCGGGCTTGAGGCCGGACTCCTGGGGATATTCCTCACCGGAGACGCGTTCAACCTCTTCGTAATGCTCGAGGTCACGGCAGCCGCCGCCTACGGGCTTGTGATGTTCTACACCGAGGAAGGCTATCCAGCCTACTCCGGTGTCAGGTACGCCATCATAAGCTCCATTGGAACGACCTTCTACTTCCTGGCGCTCGGCGTGCTCTACTACGGCTTCGACACTGTGAACTTCGCAGACCTCGCGGCGAAAGCCAGAGGCTACCCGTTCCCGGTGTCAGAAGCTTCCGGCAACCTCCTGATGGCATTCGCCCTCGCGATGGCACTCATAACGTGGGCGTTCACCATAAAGTCTGCAATCATGCCAAACCACTTCTGGCTTCCGGGGGCACACTCCTCAGCGCCGTCCCCGATATCGGCAGTCCTGAGTGGCCTTGTGGTCAACGCGGGCATTTACGGTCTGGCAAGGTTCATCTGGCTGTTCACAGGGGTTCCAGAGTTTGAAAACGCTGTGAGGGCAGTCTCAACGGTGCTGATAGGGCTTGGTGCGGTATCGGCACTGCTGGCATCTCTGGCAATGACCGCACACGACGACGTCAAGAGGATTGTCGCCTACTCAACGATCCTCCACATGGGATACCTCGCAATGGCGGTAGGTCTGCGGACTGAACTCGGAACCAAGGCAATGGTCTTCCACATGCTCAACCACTCACTGGGTAAGGCGCTCCTCTTCCTTGCGGTCGGTGTCTTTATCCACGAGGCCGGAAGCAGAAAACTCCAGGACCTCGCTGGACTCGGCAAGAAGATGCCCCTCACAACGGTAAGCCTCGCCATAGCGACGATATCCCTCGTCGGCCTTCCGCCGACCAACGTGTTCTTCAGCAAGCTCGTGCTCTACTACGCCTACATGGAGAAGAGCGTGGCCCTTGTAGTCGTCCTCGTGCTCTCAAGCGTCTTTGCACTGGTAAGCTACATGAAGATGCTCTACTGGCTCTGGATTAAGAAGGCCGAGAACAGCACCGATGCGAAAGAGCCCAAGAGCATGGTTGCGGTGCTGCTGTTGCTGGCCGTGCTGTGCCTTGCGATTGGAATCCTCTCGCCACTGATACTCGAAGACGTGATTGACCCCACCGCAGTGCAGGCCCTCGACGTCGAGGGATACATACAGGCGGCCATAAACGTCCTTGGAGGGAAGTGA
- a CDS encoding NADH-quinone oxidoreductase subunit B family protein, with protein sequence MKLRSVWVFHLNTGACNGCDIEILDVLTPYYDVERLGVKLVSTPRHAHALLVTGPLTRQSYYAAKRAYEAMPPKPRIVIAIGTCACSGGIFYNSYAVRRESERLGLEYPRAGGTSEFLPVDVYIPGCPPRPEEILYGLALLLGIAEKKLSPRHYRDEEFVLPRTQFKAWVEVILKARIRKELGYFDGYRLLERFMKLVDVAETPEALKKLVEEEKLKEKDSRLRYGLNKLYEHYLEVVRTYEDILGQKRRVLGVQK encoded by the coding sequence ATGAAGCTCAGGTCCGTTTGGGTCTTTCACCTCAACACCGGGGCGTGCAACGGCTGTGACATAGAGATACTCGACGTCCTCACCCCCTACTACGACGTTGAAAGGCTGGGTGTCAAGCTCGTCTCAACTCCCAGGCACGCTCACGCCTTACTGGTCACCGGGCCCCTAACGAGGCAGTCCTACTACGCCGCCAAAAGGGCCTACGAGGCAATGCCCCCGAAGCCGAGGATAGTCATCGCCATAGGCACCTGCGCCTGCAGTGGCGGAATCTTCTACAACAGCTACGCCGTGAGGCGGGAGTCAGAAAGGCTCGGACTGGAGTACCCGAGGGCCGGAGGAACCTCTGAGTTCCTGCCGGTGGACGTGTATATTCCGGGGTGCCCGCCAAGGCCGGAGGAGATACTCTACGGGCTCGCGCTCCTGCTCGGGATTGCCGAGAAGAAGCTGTCCCCTCGCCACTACAGGGACGAAGAGTTCGTCCTCCCGCGCACCCAGTTCAAGGCATGGGTTGAGGTAATCCTCAAGGCGAGAATCAGGAAGGAGCTCGGCTACTTCGACGGCTACAGGCTCCTTGAGAGGTTTATGAAGCTCGTGGACGTTGCAGAGACGCCGGAAGCCCTCAAGAAGCTTGTCGAAGAAGAGAAACTCAAAGAAAAGGACAGCCGGCTCAGGTATGGACTGAATAAGCTCTATGAGCACTACTTAGAGGTGGTGAGGACGTATGAAGACATACTTGGTCAGAAAAGGAGAGTACTTGGAGTTCAAAAATGA
- a CDS encoding Na+/H+ antiporter subunit E, whose amino-acid sequence MRFLPVTLLAFILYIIITGSATPYDIATGAVTAVIAGLLFGRYLVKNPKKALNPARWVAMVAYFIKYITVIELKAHLDVIKRIISGETNPGIIKVPITVKDEYARFLVANSITNTPGTVTVYMDEEYAYVNWIDVKTRDPDEARKEILEEFEKHAKRIFEG is encoded by the coding sequence ATGAGGTTCCTGCCGGTGACCCTGCTCGCGTTCATACTGTACATCATAATAACCGGCTCGGCCACTCCGTACGACATCGCAACGGGGGCAGTAACAGCGGTCATTGCGGGCCTGCTCTTCGGCAGGTATCTGGTGAAGAACCCCAAGAAGGCCCTCAACCCTGCAAGATGGGTTGCCATGGTGGCCTACTTCATCAAGTACATCACGGTAATCGAGCTCAAGGCCCACCTGGACGTCATAAAGCGCATAATCTCCGGCGAGACGAACCCGGGCATCATTAAGGTCCCCATCACCGTGAAGGACGAGTACGCCCGGTTCCTGGTCGCGAACTCGATAACGAACACCCCGGGCACCGTAACGGTGTACATGGACGAGGAATACGCCTACGTCAACTGGATAGACGTGAAGACGAGAGACCCTGACGAGGCCAGGAAGGAGATCCTTGAGGAGTTCGAAAAACACGCGAAGAGGATTTTTGAGGGGTGA